Sequence from the Kineosporia succinea genome:
GCCCGGTGGTGGGCCTTCTCGATGGTGCTGCCGTCGGCATCCCCCGACGGCAGGTGTTCACTTCCGGGGCCGGACAGGTCACACTTCCGGTGGGTGGATGCGACGACGCGGGGGTGCACCATGGCGGCGAGCGTCACCTCCCGGGCGCTGGCGTTGCTGAGCGCCTTCGACGACCGGCACCGGCAGCTCACGCTGACCGAGCTGGCGTCGCGGGCCGGGCTCCCGGTGCCCACGGCGCACCGGCTGGTCGGCGAGCTGGTGCGGTGGCGGGCGCTGGAGCGGCTGCCCGGCTCCGGCCGTTACGTGATCGGGCGCCGGATCTGGGATCTCGGGCTGCTCGCCCCGGTGCAGACCGGGCTGCGGCAGGTCGCCTCGCCGTTCCTGCAAGACGTCTACGCGGCCACGCTGGCCACCGTGCACCTGGCCGTGCGCGACGGGCTCGAGGTGCTCTACGTCGACCGGCTCTCCGGGCACGCCTCGGTGCCGGTGGTCAGCGAGATCGGCTCCCGGCTGCCGCTGCACTCGACCGGGGTGGGCAAGGTGCTGCTCGCGTACGCCCCGGCCGAGGTGCAGCGCCAGGTGCTGGCCGGGCCGCCGCGGATCACGCCGTACACGATCACCCAGCCCGGGCGGCTCGCGGCGCAGCTGGAACGGGTGCGGCGCGAGGGCTACGCGCAGACCGTGGAGGAGATGAGCCTGGGCGGGTGCTCGGTGGCGGTGCCGGTGCGGCGGGAGGCCGACGTGGTGGCCTCGATCGGGCTGGTGGTGCCCTCGCTCGAGCGGGACCGGCCCCGGCTGGTGACGGCGCTGCGGGTGGCGGCCGAGGGCATCACCCGCTCGCTGCGCTGAGGCCACCGACCACGATGTCCCGCGCCGGGCGGGGCCGGCCCAGGAAGTAGCCCTGGGCCAGTTCGCAGCCGATCTCGCCGAGCCGGTCGAGCTGCGCCTGCGTCTCCACGCCCTCGGCCACCACGTCCATGCGGAACGCGTGCGCGGCCGTGACCATCAGCTGCACCAGCGCCTGGGTGGCCTCGTCGTTCGAGCGCAGGAAGCTCTGGTCGATCTTCAGGGTGTCGACCTGGAGGTTCTGCAACTGGCCGATGCTCGTGTAGCCGGTGCCGAAGTCGTCGAGGCTCACGGCCACGCCGAGCGCCCGCAGCTCCCGCAGGTGCGCGTCGGCGGTCGGCTCGTCGAGCACCACGGTCTCGGTGATCTCGAGCACCAGCCGGGTGGGTTCCAGTCCGCTCTCGCCCAGCGCGTGCCGCACCTCGTCGAGCAGCGTGCGCGAGGCCAGGTGCCGGGCCGAGATGTTCACGGCCATCGTCACCCCGCCGTGGCTGCGCGGGTCGGCGTGGGTCCAGGCCGCCAGCTGCTTCGTCGCGGAGTTCAGCACCCACCGCCCGATCTCGCAGATCAGCAGGCTCTCCTCGGCGAGCGGGATGAACTCGTTGGGCGGGACCAGGCCGCGTTCGGGGTGCTGCCAGCGGATCAGGGCCTCGTAGGAGTGCAGCTGCCCGCCGGCCACGGTCATCACCGGCTGGAAGTGCAGCTCGAACTCGCCCCGGGCCAGTCCGGCGCGGATGTCGGCCTCCACCCGGGCCCGGGCCTCGAGCTCGGCCCGCAGCGCCGCGTCGAACATCTCGACCCGGCCGCGGCCGTTGGCCTTGGCCCGGTGGGCGGCCAGATCGGCGTCCTGCAGCAGCTTCTCGGCGTCCGTCTCCCCGTCGCGGGCGAGCGCGACCCCGACGCTGGCCCCGACCGAGGCCCGGCCCGCGGCGGTCATGATCGGGACGCTCACCCCGGTCACGAGCCGCTCGGCGATCTCCATCAGCTCGGCCGGCGGCGGCACCGGGTCGATCAGCACGACGAACTCGTCACCGCCCTGCCGGCCCACGATGTCGCCGCCACGCAGGACGCCCTTCATCCGCTCGGCGACCACGCGCAGCACCTCGTCGCCCGCGGCCTGGCCCAGCTGCTCGTTGACCTTCTTGAAGAAGTCCAGGTCGACGACGACCACGGCCACCTCGTCACCGGCCCGGGCGGCCCGGTGCATCAGGGAGGCGAGCAGCTCGCGCACGTAGGTGCGGTTGGGCAGGTCGGTGAGCGGGTCGTGGGCGGCCTGGTGCTCCAGATCGGTGCGGTAGGCGTCGCGTTCGTTGGTGGAGGCCCGCACGTCGCGCATCGACAGCCAGAGCCGGGCGGGCACGAGCAGCGACAGAACGGTGGACGCGGTGGCGATCGGCAGGTGGTTGAGGTTCAGGTCGTAGAAGTAGTCGATCATGAGCACGCCGGGCACGACGAGCAGCGCGCCGTACATGGTGACCAGGCGCACCGGCGACACGATCCAGGTCGCGGTCGAGCCGCCGCGCGCCGGGTGGCTCGACGAGCGCAGCGCCCCGTAACCCCAGCCGATGTACATGAGCAGGTAGAACGTCTCGAACCAGCGGTGCTCCGGGTTCAGCGTGCCCCCGCTCATGCCGTACAGCACGTTGCCGGCCAGACCGGTCAGCACGGCCCCGGTCAACGCCGTGGTGGCCCATGCCTCGACCGGTGCCGGCACACTCGTCACCAGCCAGACCGCGGCCCCCAGCATCCCGATCGTGGTGACCGGGTAGAGGATGCCGACCAGCTCGGTCAGGTCGAGACCGCCCTGCAGCGGCCGGAACAGGGCCACCCACAGCACCAGGCCGCCGGCGCCGGTGACCACGCCGGTGTCGAGCAGCCCGGCCGCGTCGATCCTGCGCCCGCGCTGCAGCAGCAGGAGCCCGGCCGTCGCGACCAGGTTGCCGCTCAGCCAGCCGGCGTCGCTCCAGCTCGGGTACGCGGGGGTCTGCCCGTGGGCGATCAGCCAGACGGTGTGCCCGTCGGCGGCCGCGCTCAGCAGCGAGGCGAAGGAGAAGACGATCCAGGCCCCGCGCCGGGGCCGGTCGAGACGGGCGGCCACCAGCACGGCGACGGCACTGCTCAGGCTGATCGACACCTGCAGCCAGCCGCGGAGCGCCCCGGAGGGCGCCAGCCAGTAGCTGCCGAGCAGCACGGCAGCG
This genomic interval carries:
- a CDS encoding putative bifunctional diguanylate cyclase/phosphodiesterase, with protein sequence MRLDAGRRYLLVAAVLLGSYWLAPSGALRGWLQVSISLSSAVAVLVAARLDRPRRGAWIVFSFASLLSAAADGHTVWLIAHGQTPAYPSWSDAGWLSGNLVATAGLLLLQRGRRIDAAGLLDTGVVTGAGGLVLWVALFRPLQGGLDLTELVGILYPVTTIGMLGAAVWLVTSVPAPVEAWATTALTGAVLTGLAGNVLYGMSGGTLNPEHRWFETFYLLMYIGWGYGALRSSSHPARGGSTATWIVSPVRLVTMYGALLVVPGVLMIDYFYDLNLNHLPIATASTVLSLLVPARLWLSMRDVRASTNERDAYRTDLEHQAAHDPLTDLPNRTYVRELLASLMHRAARAGDEVAVVVVDLDFFKKVNEQLGQAAGDEVLRVVAERMKGVLRGGDIVGRQGGDEFVVLIDPVPPPAELMEIAERLVTGVSVPIMTAAGRASVGASVGVALARDGETDAEKLLQDADLAAHRAKANGRGRVEMFDAALRAELEARARVEADIRAGLARGEFELHFQPVMTVAGGQLHSYEALIRWQHPERGLVPPNEFIPLAEESLLICEIGRWVLNSATKQLAAWTHADPRSHGGVTMAVNISARHLASRTLLDEVRHALGESGLEPTRLVLEITETVVLDEPTADAHLRELRALGVAVSLDDFGTGYTSIGQLQNLQVDTLKIDQSFLRSNDEATQALVQLMVTAAHAFRMDVVAEGVETQAQLDRLGEIGCELAQGYFLGRPRPARDIVVGGLSAASG
- a CDS encoding IclR family transcriptional regulator; this encodes MAASVTSRALALLSAFDDRHRQLTLTELASRAGLPVPTAHRLVGELVRWRALERLPGSGRYVIGRRIWDLGLLAPVQTGLRQVASPFLQDVYAATLATVHLAVRDGLEVLYVDRLSGHASVPVVSEIGSRLPLHSTGVGKVLLAYAPAEVQRQVLAGPPRITPYTITQPGRLAAQLERVRREGYAQTVEEMSLGGCSVAVPVRREADVVASIGLVVPSLERDRPRLVTALRVAAEGITRSLR